The Longimicrobium sp. DNA segment CCGGAGAACGCGGGGGACTGGCTGCGCGCAGGCGCCGCGGCGGTCGGGCTCGGCGGCGCGCTGGTCGACCCGAAGCTCGTCGCCGCGGGGGATTTCGACGCGCTGACGGAGCGCGCGCGGCGGCTGGTCGCGAGCGTCGCCGCGGCGCGCGGGCGGACGGGAGGCGAGCCGTGAGCCGCGTCGTCACCTTCGGCGAGCTGATGCTGCGGCTCTCCCCGCCGGGGCAGGAGCGGCTCTTCCAGTCGCCCCGGCTGCGCACGTACTTCGGCGGGAGCGAGGCGAACGTCGCCGTCAGCCTGGCGCACTTCGGCGTGCGGAGCGACTACGTGACGCGCCTCCCGGTGAACCCCGTGGGCGACGCCGCGCTGGCCGCGCTGCGCGCCGAGGGCGTGGGCACGGGCGAGGTGCTGCGCGGCGGCGAGCGGCTGGGGATCTACTTCGTCGAGCCCGGCGCCGACCTGCGCGCGCTCCGCGTGGTCTACGACCGCGCCGGCTCCGCGTTCGCGCGGCTCGACCCGGCGGAGCTGGACTGGGGGCTCGTCCTGGCCGGCGCGGACCGGTTCCACGTCTCCGGCATCACCCCCGCGCTCGGCGAGGGCCCCGCGGCGGCCGCGCGGGCCGCCGTCGAAGCGGCGCGGGAACTCGACGTGAAGGTGAGCGTCGACCTGAACTACCGCCCCGCGCTGTGGAAGGACCGCGACCCGGTCCCCGTCACCCGCGCGCTCGTCGAAGGCTGCGACCTGCTGATCGGCAACCCCGGCGCCGTCGCGGCGATGCTGGGGATCGAGGCCGGCGCCTCGCGTCCCGAGTCTCCCGAGACCCTGCGCTGCACCGCCCGGCGCGTCGCGTCCGAGCTGGGATGCGGCGCCGTCGCGCTGACCGCGCGCGAGGTGGTGTCCGCGAGCGAGCACGGGTGGAGCGCGGCGCTGTACGAGCCCGAGCGCGGCGAGCTGCACCGCAGCGCCCGCTACCAGGTGCGCGTGGTGGACCGCGTGGGCGGCGGCGACAGCTTCGCGGCCGCGCTCCTCTACGCGCTGCTCGACGGCCGCGCGCCGGCCCGGTCGCTCGATTTCGCCACGGCGGCCAGCGCGCTCAAGCTCACCATCCCCGGCGACTTCAACCGCGTCACCGCCGACGAGGTGGACCGCGCCACCCTTCCCCCGCCACCCCGTGAGGCCGATGCCCCCGCCTGACTCGCACGCGAGCACCGAAACGCCCCGGGCGCGCACGGAATCGCCCCGGCCGGGCGTCGAGTCGCCCGCCGCGGACCCGACCCTGGCCTCCAGCGCCGGCGCCTCGGCGATCGCCCAGGCCGAGGCCCTGGCCGCCGCCGAGGGGAAGCGCTTCGGCTACCGGTGGACGATCTGCGCGCTGCTCTTCGCGGCCACGACGATCAACTACGTCGACCGCCAGGTGCTGGGGATCCTGGCCCCCACCCTCCAGCGCGAGCTGGGGTGGGGCGAGGCGCAGTACGGCGACATCGTCTCCTGGTTCAGCCTGGCGTACGCCTTCGGCTTCCTGGGGATGGGGCGGCTGCTGGACCGCGTGGGCGTGCGCCGCGGCTTCTCCTTCGCCATCGTGGCGTGGAGCCTGGCGGCCATGGGGCACGCGCTCGCCCGCACCGCCGCCGGCTTCTCGTACGCGCGCGCCGCGCTGGGGCTCGGCGAGAGCGGCAACTTCCCCGGCGCCATCAAGGCCACCGCCGAGTGGTTCCCGCGCAAGGAGCGCGCGCTGGCCACGGGGATCTTCAACGCCGGCAGCAACGTGGGCGCCATCGTGGCCCCGCTCCTGGTGCCGTGGGTCACCCTGCAGTGGGGGTGGCAGATGGCGTTCATCGTCACCGGCGCGCTCGGCTTCGTGTGGCTCGCCTTCTGGCTCCTGCTCTACCGGCGCCCCGAGGAGCACCCGCGCCTCTCCCGCGGCGAGCTGGCGTACATCCGCAGCGACCCGGTCGAGAGCACCGAGTCGGTGCCGTGGCTCAGCCTGCTGGGGCACCGCCAGACCTGGGCGTTCTTCCTGGGGAAGTTCCTCACCGACCCGATCTGGTGGTTCTACCTGTACTGGCTCCCGAAATTCCTGGACGCCAACTGGGGGGTGAAGCTGGCCGGCGTGGCCGCGCCGCTCATCGTCATCTACCTGGTGGCCGACGTGGGGTCCGTGGGCGGCGGGTGGCTCTCCAGCTCGCTCATCAAGCGCGGCTGGACGGTGAACGCGGGGCGCAAGACCGCCATGCTCATCGCCGCGCTGCTGATCGTCCCCACCATGTTCGCGCCGCACGCGAAGAGCCTGTGGCTGGCGGTGGGGATCGTGAGCGTCGCCGCGGCCGCGCACCAGTGGTGGTCGGCCAACCTGTTCACGACCGCGAGCGACATGTTCCCGCGCCGCGCCGTGGCCTCGGTGGTGGGGATCGGCGGCTTCGCGGGGGCGATGGGCGGCGTGCTCTTCCAGCGGGTGACCGGCCGCGTGCTGGAGGCCACGGGGAACAACTACTCGATCATCTTCACCGTCTGCGGGCTGGCGTACGTCACGGCGCTCCTGGTGATCCACCTGCTGGCGCCCCGGCTGGCCCCGGCCGACCTCGACGGACGCGCCCGCGCCTGAGAGAGGGACTTTTCGAGCACGGAAGCACAACGCCGTCATCCTGAGGAGCCGCCGCGCCGAACTGGCGAATCGACCGGATCCCGGGCGGCGACGAAGGATCTGCGGGTTGCGTCCGAGCGTGAGACCGGATGACGTGCGGTCCCCGTCCGCAGATCCTTCGGGCGCACAGGCTCTCGTGCAGACGCGATTTCGGTGGGTGCGCCCTCAGGATGACAGCGTTTCGGGTAGCGCAAGGCAGGTGGAACCCTCCGCGGCGATGGTTGCCGGAGAGCACGGGAACGCATACCTTAGGGCATCCACATTGTTCTGGATGAGAACAAAATCGCTCCACCCCGGCGGAACGGGGCATTTCCGCCTCTCGGCGTCGCGGTCCCCACCCGGGACGAACCGCGGAGACCCGTTCGGACCGTCTCCGCCCGGAATATGTTCGCAAGCGGGACAAACTCCGTCCCGCGGCGTGTCGGCTTGCGGTCGCAGTGAGACACCCCGTTCCCGTACCCATCCTCGTTCAGGAGAGTCCAAGATGAGTTGGACGCGCATCCTCACCCTCGTCGGCGCGCTGCTGCTGCCGGTGTCCGCGGCCCTGGCGCAGGGCGGGACCGGCACGGTGAGCGGCACCGTGGTCGACGCGCAGACCGCGCGGCCGCTGGCCGACGTGGCGGTGACCGTGGTCGGCACCCAGCGGAGCACCGTCACCAGCGCCGAAGGGCGCTACACCCTCACCCAGGTGCCCGCGGGCGCCCACACCGTGCGCGCCAGCCGCCCCGGCTACGCGCCGGCCGACCAGGCGGTCACGGTGGCCGCCGGGCAGACCGCCACGGCAAGCTTCCGCCTCCAGACCTCGGCCGTGCAGCTGCAGGAGGTGGTGGCGGTGGGCTACGGCCAGCAGCGGCGGCGCGACATCACCGGCGCGGTGAGCTCGGTGAACACGCAGGCGCTCGAGAACGCGCCGGTGCAGTCGCTCGACCAGCTCCTGCAGGGCACGGCCGCCGGCGTCAACGTGACCACGGCCTCCAGCGCCCCGGGCGGCGGGATCTCGATCCGCGTGCGCGGCACGGCGTCGATCACGGGGAACAGCGAGCCGCTGTACGTGATCGACGGCTTCCCGATCGAGAACGACCCCGAGAGCGCCTCGCCGGGCAACGGCGGCACGCCCACCGGCTCGGTGCCGTCGAACCCGCTGGCCGCGCTCAACCCGCAGGACATCGAGTCGATCGAGGTGCTCAAGGACGCCTCGGCCACGGCCATCTACGGCGCGCGCGGCGCCAACGGCGTGGTGCTGATCACGACGAAGAAGGGCCGCGCCGGCCGCCCGCAGTTCACCTTCGACGCGTACACGGGGGTGCAGGACGTCGCCCGCCGCTACGACCTGCTGGGCGCGCGCGAGCTGGCCATCGCCATGAACGAGGCCGCGGCCGACCAGAACCAGGCGCCGCCGTTCTCGCAGGCCGTGATCGACACGCTGGGCGCGGGGACCGACTGGCAGGACGCCATCTTCCGCAACGCGCCGGTCCGGAGCCTCCAGGCCACCGTCTCGGGCGGCTCGGTGGGCACGGCCTACACCCGCTACGCCGTCTCGGGCGGCTACTTCGACCAGGAGGGCGTGGTCACGGGATCTTCGTTCGAGCGCTACTCGCTGCGGGCCAACGTGGAGCAGGGCTTCAGCGCGCGGCTCAAGTTCGGCGCCAACCTCACCGGGAGCCGGGTGAACACGAAGTTCGTCCCCACCGACGGCGAGAGCAACCGGCGCGCGGGCGCGGTGGGCACCGCGCTGCAGGCGTATCCCTTCCTCCCGGTGCAGCTCCCGAGCGGGGTCTACCCGTACCAGGGGCGCGACCTGGCGGCGCTGGGGATCTCGCTGTCGGGCGCCTCGGAGCTGCCCAACCCGGTCTCCATGGCCACGCAGGTGAAGGACGACCTGGGCGACACCCGCGTGCTGGGCAACGCCTACGGCGAGTACGAGCTGCTGCGCGGCCTGCGCGCGCGCGTCTCCCTGGGCGGCGACTACTCGGGGCGCTTCCGCGACACCTACTACCCGCGCACCACCCGCCGCGGCGAGGAGGCGCAGGGCGAGGCGATCCGCGGGCGCACCGAGATCCTCTCCTGGCTGAACGAGAACACGCTCACCTACGAGGGCGGCTTCGGCGAGGCGCACCGCTTCACGCTGCTGGGCGGCTACACCCGGCAGACCGCGGAGACCGCGAGGAACGGCGTCTCGGGGAGCCGCTTCGTGACCGACGCCACCGGCTACAACGACATCTCGGCCGCGCAGCAGCTGGGCACCCCCAGCTCCGACCGCCAGCGCTGGGCGCTGCAGTCGTGGCTGGGCCGCCTGAACTACACCCTGCTCGACCGCTACCTGCTGACGGTGACGGGGCGCTACGACGGCTCCTCGCGCTTCGGCAAGGGGAGCAAGTGGGGCTTCTTCCCCTCGGTCGCGCTCGGCTGGCGCGTCTCCGACGAGCCGTTCCTGCGGGGCAGCGACCTCTTCGACGAGCTCAAGCTGCGCGCCTCGTACGGCGTGGCGGGGAACCCGGCGATCCGCCCGTACCAGTCGCTCGCCCGGCTCATCGCCACGCAGTACTCCTTCGGCGGCAACCCGGTGACCGGCTACTTCCCCGTGGGCGTGGCCAACGACGACCTCACCTGGGAGTCCACCACGCAGCTGGACGTCGGCGTCGACGCGGCGTTCCTGGGCCGCTTCACCCTGACCGCCGACTACTACCACAAGAAGACCGACGACCTGCTGCTGACCGTCGACCTCCCCTCGGAGTCGGGCTTCGCCCGCGCGCTGGTGAACGCCGGCTCGGTGGAGAACCGGGGGGTGGAGCTGGCGATCCGGGCCGACGTGCTGCAGGGCGACCGCGAGACGGGCGCGCTGCGCTGGAACACGGGGCTCACCTTCGCGCGCAACCGCAACGAGGTGGTGGACCTGGCCGGCGACACCGAGATCCGCGCCTCGACCATCTCCGACGACTTCAAGCTGGGCGGCACGGTGGTGCGCGTGGGCGAGCCGATCGGCGTGTTCGTGGGCTACCGCACCGCGGGCATCGTGCGCGACTCGGCGCACGCGGCGTCGCTCGCCGGCGTCACCAACCGCGTCAACAACCGGGCGTACCAGCCGGGCGACGTGATCTTCGACGACGTGGACGGCAACGACACCATCGACGTGCGCGACCGCACCGTGATCGGCAGTCCGCACCCCGACTTCACGCTCGGGTGGACCAACACGGTGGCGTTCCGCGGCTTCGAGCTCTCCACGCTGGTGCAGGGGGCGTTCGGCAACGAGATCCTGAACCTGAACCTGTGGCGGCTCACCGGCGGCGACCTGGCGACCAACGTGCTGCGCGAGCGCTACGAGGACCGCTGGACGCCCACCAACCCGGACGCGAAGTACCCGCGCTTCGGCGTGAACACCGTGGGGGCGGGGACGACGGACTACAACGACCTGATCCTCGAGGACGGCAGCTACCTGCGCCTGAAGACCGTCTCGCTCTCGTACGGCCTGCCGGCGTCGTGGCTGCGCGGCCGGGGCCTGAGCTCGGCGCGGGTCTACGTGACGGGGAGCAACCTGCTCACCTGGACCGACTACCGGGGCTTCGACCCCGAAGTGAGCAGCTTCGGCGTGGGCAACCTGAACCGCGGCATCGACATCGGCGCCTACCCGTCGTCGCGCTCGGTGATCGTGGGCGTGAACCTGGGCTACTGAGGAACAGCAGTCCTTAGTGATTTAGTGCTTAGTCCTCAGTCGTGAACACCAGGACTAGAGCACTAAGGACTAAGCACTAAGGACTAAAGAACTTCCCCTTCCACGGGATGGAACGGACATGAAGCAGCGAACCCGAGCCCTCGTGCTCCTCTGCGCGGCGCTGGCGCCCCTGGCGGCGACGGCGGCCTGCGACGACAGCCTGACGGAGGTGCCGTTCTCCTTCGTCTCGCCCGAGAACCTGTTCACCAGCAGCGAGGGCGCGCTGGCCGCGCTCTCCGGGGCGTACGGGGCGTTCCAGGCGAACGTCTCCGAGCTGGGGATCAGCGACAACGACTACTACGGCCGGCACTACTGGATGCTGACCGACTACCCCACCGAGACCATGACGCTCAGGCTGGGGGCCACCAACGAGCGGACCATGCCCGACATCTACCGGGTGGACCCCTCGCACACCTACATCATCGGGATCTGGAAGGCGGCCTTCCACGCGGTCAACCGGGCCAACTCGGTGATCGACAACACCCCGAACGTCCCCGGGATGGACCCGGCGCTGCGCGACCGGGTGATCGCCGAGGCGAAGTTCCTGCGGGCGTACCACTACTTCAACCTGGTGCGCCTGTTCGGGGGCGTGCCGCTCTACCTCAGCGAGACGCGCTCGCTGGACGACATCCGCCGTCCGCGCGCCACGCAGGCCGAGGTGTACCAGGCGATCATCGCCGACCTGGAGGCGGCGG contains these protein-coding regions:
- a CDS encoding MFS transporter → MPPPDSHASTETPRARTESPRPGVESPAADPTLASSAGASAIAQAEALAAAEGKRFGYRWTICALLFAATTINYVDRQVLGILAPTLQRELGWGEAQYGDIVSWFSLAYAFGFLGMGRLLDRVGVRRGFSFAIVAWSLAAMGHALARTAAGFSYARAALGLGESGNFPGAIKATAEWFPRKERALATGIFNAGSNVGAIVAPLLVPWVTLQWGWQMAFIVTGALGFVWLAFWLLLYRRPEEHPRLSRGELAYIRSDPVESTESVPWLSLLGHRQTWAFFLGKFLTDPIWWFYLYWLPKFLDANWGVKLAGVAAPLIVIYLVADVGSVGGGWLSSSLIKRGWTVNAGRKTAMLIAALLIVPTMFAPHAKSLWLAVGIVSVAAAAHQWWSANLFTTASDMFPRRAVASVVGIGGFAGAMGGVLFQRVTGRVLEATGNNYSIIFTVCGLAYVTALLVIHLLAPRLAPADLDGRARA
- a CDS encoding TonB-dependent receptor encodes the protein MSWTRILTLVGALLLPVSAALAQGGTGTVSGTVVDAQTARPLADVAVTVVGTQRSTVTSAEGRYTLTQVPAGAHTVRASRPGYAPADQAVTVAAGQTATASFRLQTSAVQLQEVVAVGYGQQRRRDITGAVSSVNTQALENAPVQSLDQLLQGTAAGVNVTTASSAPGGGISIRVRGTASITGNSEPLYVIDGFPIENDPESASPGNGGTPTGSVPSNPLAALNPQDIESIEVLKDASATAIYGARGANGVVLITTKKGRAGRPQFTFDAYTGVQDVARRYDLLGARELAIAMNEAAADQNQAPPFSQAVIDTLGAGTDWQDAIFRNAPVRSLQATVSGGSVGTAYTRYAVSGGYFDQEGVVTGSSFERYSLRANVEQGFSARLKFGANLTGSRVNTKFVPTDGESNRRAGAVGTALQAYPFLPVQLPSGVYPYQGRDLAALGISLSGASELPNPVSMATQVKDDLGDTRVLGNAYGEYELLRGLRARVSLGGDYSGRFRDTYYPRTTRRGEEAQGEAIRGRTEILSWLNENTLTYEGGFGEAHRFTLLGGYTRQTAETARNGVSGSRFVTDATGYNDISAAQQLGTPSSDRQRWALQSWLGRLNYTLLDRYLLTVTGRYDGSSRFGKGSKWGFFPSVALGWRVSDEPFLRGSDLFDELKLRASYGVAGNPAIRPYQSLARLIATQYSFGGNPVTGYFPVGVANDDLTWESTTQLDVGVDAAFLGRFTLTADYYHKKTDDLLLTVDLPSESGFARALVNAGSVENRGVELAIRADVLQGDRETGALRWNTGLTFARNRNEVVDLAGDTEIRASTISDDFKLGGTVVRVGEPIGVFVGYRTAGIVRDSAHAASLAGVTNRVNNRAYQPGDVIFDDVDGNDTIDVRDRTVIGSPHPDFTLGWTNTVAFRGFELSTLVQGAFGNEILNLNLWRLTGGDLATNVLRERYEDRWTPTNPDAKYPRFGVNTVGAGTTDYNDLILEDGSYLRLKTVSLSYGLPASWLRGRGLSSARVYVTGSNLLTWTDYRGFDPEVSSFGVGNLNRGIDIGAYPSSRSVIVGVNLGY
- a CDS encoding sugar kinase; amino-acid sequence: MSRVVTFGELMLRLSPPGQERLFQSPRLRTYFGGSEANVAVSLAHFGVRSDYVTRLPVNPVGDAALAALRAEGVGTGEVLRGGERLGIYFVEPGADLRALRVVYDRAGSAFARLDPAELDWGLVLAGADRFHVSGITPALGEGPAAAARAAVEAARELDVKVSVDLNYRPALWKDRDPVPVTRALVEGCDLLIGNPGAVAAMLGIEAGASRPESPETLRCTARRVASELGCGAVALTAREVVSASEHGWSAALYEPERGELHRSARYQVRVVDRVGGGDSFAAALLYALLDGRAPARSLDFATAASALKLTIPGDFNRVTADEVDRATLPPPPREADAPA